The region CACCAGGCTGCCCGCATCCACGTCACCGCCACACACTACGCCGGCGATCAGGCTGGCGATGTAGAAGTCGTGTGTACTGATGAACCCTCCATCACGCATGTTGACCAAGCTTCCCATGATGGTGGCCTGGCCTTGACGGCCGGCCACTGGAAACTGGCGCTTGAGCGGTGCGCGGTAGCCGCTGGCATACAGGGCTTTGGCTTCGTTGAGGGCCACATACAGCAGCTCGTCTTTGTGGGGAACGATCACGTCGCTCTCTAAAAGATAGCCAAGTTTCCTTGATTCAAGGGCGCTGGTGCCCACTTTGGCCATGGCTGCGGCGGTGAAGCCTTCGGTCAGGAAAGGCAGCAGGTCTTTGCCGGTGGAGTTGGCGGCATTTTCTGCGGCACGCCGGGCAATGTAGGCCAGGCCACCTCCACCGGGCACCAGGCCGACACCCACTTCCACCAGGCCAATGTAACTTTCCATCGCCGCCACCCGTTTGGTGGTGTAGGCGGCCAGCTCACAACCGCCGCCCAAGGCCAGGCCGCGCACGGCAGAGACCACCGGCACGTTGGCATAACGCAGCTTGAGCATGGCTTGCTGCATCTCGAACTCGGCCCCTTCAATCGCTTTGACACCGCCCATCATGAAGGCCGGCAGCATGGCTTGCAGGTCGGCCCCGGCGGAGAACATCTCGTCATTGCTCCAGATCACCATGCCTTGGTACTTGTCTTCAGCCAGGGCCAGACCTTGCAGCAAGCCTTCGATGACATCCGGGCCAATCGCGTGCATTTTGGTCTTGATGCTGGCGATGACCACCTCGTCATCCAGCGTCCACAGGCGGATCGCATCGTCTTCATGCAGCGTGGTGCCTGCGGTGCTGGCCGACGGTGCGTTCGCGCCCAGCACACTTTCCGGGAAATGCTGGCGGGCATACACCGGCAAGCTGCGCGTGGGCACAAATTGGCCGGTGCTGGGGTTCCAGGAACCTTGTGGAGTGTGCACACCACCGGCATCAGCCACCGGGCCGCTGAAGACCCAGTCGGGCAGCGGGGCGTTGCACAGGGCCTTGCCCGCGTCAATGTCTTCCTTGACCATGTTGGCCACCGTCAGCCAACCAGCTTCCTGCCAGAGCTCGAACGGGCCTTGTTTCATGCCAAAGCCCCAGCGCATGCACAAGTCGACATCGCGGGCGTTGTCGGCAATTTCGGCCAGGTGCACAGCGGCGTAGTGGAAGGCGTTGCGCAAAATCGCCCACAGGAACCGTCCTTCTGCACCTTCGGCGTTGCGCAGCAGTTGCAGGCGCTCGGCGGCAGGCTTTTTCAGCATGCGGGTGTAGACCTCGTCGGCCTTTTGACCGGCTGGCACGTAGTCTTTGCTGGCCAGATCAAAACGCATGATGTCGCGCCCGACCTTTTTGAAGAAACCGGCCTTGGATTTCTGGCCCAGGTTGCCCATTTCCAGCAGGGTCTTGAGCACCTCGGGGGTGGCAAAGCTGGCGTAAAAGGGATCGGTTTCCAGGCTCAGGGTATCCTGCAAGGTCTTGATCACGTGGGCCATGGTGTCCAGACCCACCACGTCGGCGGTGCGGAAGGTGCCGGAGCTGGCGCGGCCGAGTTTCTTGCCGGTCAGGTCATCCACCACGTCATAACTCAGGCCGAAGTTTTCCACCTCTTTCATGGTGGTCAGCATGCCGGCCACGCCAACCCGGTTGGCAATGAAGTTGGGGGTGTCTTTGGCCCGCACCACACCTTTGCCCAGCGCACTGGTGACAAAGGCTTCGAGCTTGTCCAGAATGTGTGGCTCGGTGGTGGGGGTGTTGATCAGCTCCACCAGCAGCATGTAGCGCGGTGGGTTGAAGAAGTGAATGCCGCAAAAGCGCGGTTTGAGTTCTTCGGGCAGCACTTCGCTCAATTTGGTGATCGACAGGCCGGAGGTGTTGGAGGCGACGATGGCCGTTGGTGCAACGTAAGGTGCGATCTTTTTGTAGAGATCAAGCTTCCAGTCCATGCGCTCGGCAATGGCTTCGATGATCAGGTCGCAGTCACGCAACTGCTCCAGGTGTTCTTCGTAGTTGGCTTGGCCAATCAGGGCCGCATCGGTGGCCACACCCAGCGGGGCCGGCTTGAGCTTTTTCAGGCCCTCAATCGCGCGGGTGACGATGCCGTTTTTGGGGCCTTCTTTGGCGGGCAGGTCAAACAGCACCACCGGCACTTTGCAATTGACCAGATGAGCGGCAATTTGCGCCCCCATCACGCCGGCGCCGAGGACGGCGACTTTTTTCACATTGAATCTAGACATGTTGTGTTTCCTGAAATGTCATGAAAGAAACTGAATCCGTGGCCGCTAGGGGATCACAGCACGCGCACCCAGGTCTGGGTGCGTCCGAAGAAGGCGATGGAGCCACGCACTTCAAGCTTTTTGCCGCCCTCCACCGGGGTCAGGCGCAAGGTGTATTCCTTGCCGTTTTCCGGGTCCAGAATCTTGCCGCCTTCCCAGACTTCCTTGCCCTCCACCTGCTTGGCCCCGCGAATGATTTCCAGGCCCAGTAGAGGTTTGTCCTTGCGGTCATCCGAGCACTCTTTGCACACGGCTTTTTGGTCGGCATCCTTGCGCAGCAGCTTGTCAATGCGCCCTTTCAGCACGCCGCCGTTGTCTGCAATGACGATCAGGCTTTTGACTTCGCCGGTTTTGTCGTCAATGCTGTGCCAGTTGCCCACCGGGGACATCTGGGCCGATGCAGCACCGCAAGACGCAATCAAAATAAGAGCAGCTTGCGCACGTTTTAAAAAGGCCAGGGCCTGATTTGTCATGTAAGTCTCCGGTTGTAAGTGTTTGGGGCTCAAGTTCAGGCCAGAGCGGCATCGGTGTCCATCAAGACCTTGCTGCCCGCACGTGCGGTGCGCATGGCGGTGGCGGTCTCGGGGAACAGCTTGGCGAAGTAGAAGCGTGCAGTTTGCAGCTTGGCGACATAGAACGGGTCAGTGTTGCCCGCCGCAATCTGGC is a window of Rhodoferax lithotrophicus DNA encoding:
- a CDS encoding 3-hydroxyacyl-CoA dehydrogenase/enoyl-CoA hydratase family protein; its protein translation is MSRFNVKKVAVLGAGVMGAQIAAHLVNCKVPVVLFDLPAKEGPKNGIVTRAIEGLKKLKPAPLGVATDAALIGQANYEEHLEQLRDCDLIIEAIAERMDWKLDLYKKIAPYVAPTAIVASNTSGLSITKLSEVLPEELKPRFCGIHFFNPPRYMLLVELINTPTTEPHILDKLEAFVTSALGKGVVRAKDTPNFIANRVGVAGMLTTMKEVENFGLSYDVVDDLTGKKLGRASSGTFRTADVVGLDTMAHVIKTLQDTLSLETDPFYASFATPEVLKTLLEMGNLGQKSKAGFFKKVGRDIMRFDLASKDYVPAGQKADEVYTRMLKKPAAERLQLLRNAEGAEGRFLWAILRNAFHYAAVHLAEIADNARDVDLCMRWGFGMKQGPFELWQEAGWLTVANMVKEDIDAGKALCNAPLPDWVFSGPVADAGGVHTPQGSWNPSTGQFVPTRSLPVYARQHFPESVLGANAPSASTAGTTLHEDDAIRLWTLDDEVVIASIKTKMHAIGPDVIEGLLQGLALAEDKYQGMVIWSNDEMFSAGADLQAMLPAFMMGGVKAIEGAEFEMQQAMLKLRYANVPVVSAVRGLALGGGCELAAYTTKRVAAMESYIGLVEVGVGLVPGGGGLAYIARRAAENAANSTGKDLLPFLTEGFTAAAMAKVGTSALESRKLGYLLESDVIVPHKDELLYVALNEAKALYASGYRAPLKRQFPVAGRQGQATIMGSLVNMRDGGFISTHDFYIASLIAGVVCGGDVDAGSLVNEEYLMTLERQAFGALLGNPKTQERIMGMMSTGKPVRN
- a CDS encoding DUF2147 domain-containing protein translates to MTNQALAFLKRAQAALILIASCGAASAQMSPVGNWHSIDDKTGEVKSLIVIADNGGVLKGRIDKLLRKDADQKAVCKECSDDRKDKPLLGLEIIRGAKQVEGKEVWEGGKILDPENGKEYTLRLTPVEGGKKLEVRGSIAFFGRTQTWVRVL